The Lynx canadensis isolate LIC74 chromosome D1, mLynCan4.pri.v2, whole genome shotgun sequence genome has a segment encoding these proteins:
- the ZNF408 gene encoding zinc finger protein 408, with protein MEEAEELLSGGERLQCAPDPRLGPELGWIPSGQGFARGLKDFPPGPTRAFLALKSLPRGLALGPSLAEEPCLGVWCVGEPLQPGLLWGPLEEESVSKQKEEGVKLRLEEDVSLGPWGDVCACEQSSGWISLVQQGRLEGEGNVALVRINEKLHLQVYRVVLPGFELLLWPQPPSDGLSPTQPRLEEEAAMAAVTKVDSASQQEVDSPGEDAAEPRTDPGHQSPPSIQAENMVSPGPKPQTQDQLPEESQPLGLLPRGGSMDEEDPPQTQMSPEPQSSSTTQQGPESSEASSSSSARATHLHAYLVKKLCGPSEQCPPRAKTSEFRAQQAGEQQQAGLPACLRSPPGPGGSPPKQRRRYRCGECGKAFLQLCHLKKHAFVHTGHKPFLCTECGKSYSSEESFKAHMLGHRGVRPFPCPQCDKAYGTRRDLKEHQVVHSGARPFACDQCGKAFARRPSLRLHRKTHQVPAAPAPCPCPVCGRPLANQGSLRNHMRLHTGEKPFLCPHCGRAFRQRGTLRGHLRLHTGERPYRCPHCADAFPQLPELRRHLISHTGEAYLCPVCGKALRDPHTLRAHERLHSGERPFPCPQCGRAYTLATKLRRHLKSHLADKPYRCPTCGMGYTLPQSLKRHQLSHQPGAPSSPPSVPPAASEPTMVLVQTEPELLDTCSEQDVSPARDVFEVTISGSQEKCFVVPEEPGPASSLVLIHKDMGFSAWAEVVEVETGT; from the exons atggaggaggcagaggagctgCTCTCCGGGGGCGAGAGACTGCAGTGCG CCCCCGACCCGCGCCTGGGCCCGGAATTAGGATGGATCCCTTCTGGACAAGGCTTTGCTCGAGGCCTCAAAGATTTCCCGCCCGGGCCGACCCGGGCCTTCCTCGCTCTAAAGAGCCTTCCCCGGGGCTTGGCCCTTGGCCCTTCACTCGCCGAGGAACCGTGTTTGGGGGTCTGGTGTGTCGGGGAGCCCCTGCAGCCGGGACTGCTCTGGGGGCCTCTGGAAGAGGAGTCTGTCTCCaagcagaaggaggaaggagtgaAACTACGGCTGGAGGAG GACGTGTCACTAGGCCCATGGGGAGACGTGTGTGCTTGTGAGCAGAGTTCAGGCTGGATCAG TCTGGTGCAGCAGGGCAGGCTGGAAGGTGAGGGAAACGTAGCCCTGGTGCGGATCAACGAGAAGCTCCATCTGCAGGTGTACCGGGTTGTGCTGCCAGGCTTTGAGTTGCTGCTGTGGCCCCAGCCTCCCTCTGATGGCCTGagccccacccagcccaggcTAGAAGAAGAGGCAGCCATGGCTGCGGTGACCAAAGTGGACTCCGCTTCACAGCAGGAAGTGGACTCCCCTGGGGAGGATGCAGCAGAACCTCGGACAG ATCCCGGTCACCAGTCACCCCCCAGCATCCAGGCAGAGAATATGGTAAGCCCCGGACCTAAGCCTCAAACCCAGGATCAACTTCCTGAGGAGAGCCAACCACTTGGCCTGCTCCCTCGGGGTGGCAGCATGGATGAGGAGGATCCACCCCAGACACAGATGTCACCTGAACCTCAGAGCAGCTCCACTACCCAGCAGGGCCCAGAGAGTAGTGAGGCCAGTTCCTCGTCTTCTGCCAGGGCCACCCACCTGCATGCTTACCTGGTCAAGAAGTTATGTGGCCCCAGTGAGCAGTGCCCACCCAGAGCAAAGACCTCGGAGTTCAGGGCCCAGCAGGCTGGGGAGCAGCAACAGGCCGGCCTCCCTGCATGCTTGCGGAGCCCTCCTGGCCCAGGAGGAAGCCCCCCAAAACAGAGACGACGATACCGGTGTGGGGAGTGTGGCAAAGCCTTCCTGCAGCTGTGCCACCTGAAGAAGCATGCGTTCGTGCACACAGGCCACAAACCCTTCCTTTGCACTGAGTGTGGCAAGAGCTATAGCTCAGAGGAGAGCTTCAAAGCCCATATGCTGGGCCACCGCGGAGTGCGACCCTTTCCTTGCCCACAATGCGACAAGGCCTACGGCACCCGGCGAGACCTCAAAGAGCACCAGGTGGTACATTCAGGTGCCAGGCCCTTTGCCTGTGACCAGTGTGGCAAGGCCTTTGCCCGCCGGCCCTCCCTGCGACTACATCGCAAGACCCACCAGGTGCCGGCGGCCCCTGCCCCGTGCCCGTGCCCTGTGTGTGGGCGCCCCCTGGCCAACCAGGGCTCTCTGCGCAACCACATGCGACTCCACACAGGAGAAAAGCCCTTCCTGTGCCCACACTGTGGCAGGGCGTTCCGCCAGCGGGGCACCCTGCGTGGTCACTTGCGGCTGCACACGGGGGAGCGTCCTTACCGCTGCCCGCACTGTGCCGATGCCTTTCCGCAGCTGCCTGAGCTGCGGCGCCATCTTATCTCTCACACCGGGGAGGCCTACTTGTGCCCTGTGTGTGGGAAGGCCCTCCGAGACCCACATACGCTGCGTGCTCATGAGCGTCTGCACTCAGGGGAGAGGCCCTTCCCGTGCCCCCAGTGTGGCCGTGCTTACACACTGGCCACCAAGCTGAGGCGCCACCTCAAGTCCCACCTGGCCGACAAGCCCTATCGCTGTCCCACCTGTGGCATGGGCTAcaccctcccccagagcctcAAGCGGCACCAGCTCAGTCACCAGCCTGGGGCACCCTCCAGCCCACCCAGTGTGCCACCTGCTGCTTCCGAGCCCACCATGGTACTGGTGCAGACTGAGCCAGAACTGCTAGATACATGCAGCGAACAGGACGTCTCCCCAGCCCGGGACGTCTTCGAGGTCACCATTTCTGGGAGCCAGGAGAAGTGCTTTGTGGTGCCTGAGGAGCCAGGCCCCGCCTCCAGCCTGGTGCTCATTCATAAGGACATGGGCTTTAGTGCCTGGGCAGAAGTGGTGGAGGTGGAGACGGGCACCTGa